In Phyllopteryx taeniolatus isolate TA_2022b chromosome 6, UOR_Ptae_1.2, whole genome shotgun sequence, one genomic interval encodes:
- the eaf1 gene encoding ELL-associated factor 1 has protein sequence MNGSTNPLLDKEEHVLKLGESFEKTPKSSFHTIRYDFKPASIDTSCEGELHVGKGDEVTITLPHIPGSTPPMTVFKGNKRQYQKDCVLIINHDTGSFVLEKLSSSIQVKKTRAEGSSKIQARIEQQAVRSNQPGPQFRAPTKPGVAAKTSPSKDNPSPEPQLDDIKRELRAEVDVIEQMSSSGSSGSDSASPSAGDSSDDGGAGGAGERDGARPPGPVSTPPPGRHALANGGPERQPPANHQLINTLRSDLQLSESGSDSDDH, from the exons ATGAACGGAAGTACGAACCCGTTGCTGGACAAAGAAGAACATGTTTTGAAGCTCGGGGAAAGCTTCGAGAAAACACCAAAGTCCTCCTTTCACACCATCAGAT ATGATTTCAAACCGGCATCCATCGACACGAGCTGTGAAGGAGAGCTACACGTGGGCAAAGGAGACGAAGTCACTATCACACTGCCCCACATTCCG GGCTCCACGCCGCCCATGACGGTGTTCAAAGGCAACAAGCGACAGTACCAGAAGGACTGCGTGCTCATCATCAATCACGACACGGGCAGCTTCGTCCTGGAGAAGCTCAGCAGCAGCATCCAGGTCAAGAAAACCAG GGCGGAAGGCAGCAGTAAGATCCAAGCACGCATCGAGCAGCAGGCAGTGCGGAGCAACCAGCCGGGACCTCAGTTCCGGGCCCCCACCAAGCCGGGCGTCGCCGCCAAGACGTCGCCCTCCAAGGACAACCCCTCGCCCGAACCGCAGCTGGATGACATCAAGAGAG AGCTGCGTGCCGAAGTGGACGTGATCGAGCAGATGAGCAGCAGCGGAAGCAGCGGCTCAGACAGCGCGTCGCCCAGCGCGGGCGACAGCAGCGACGACGGCGGCGCAGGGGGTGCCGGTGAGCGCGACGGCGCCCGCCCGCCGGGCCCCGTCTCCACTCCGCCCCCCGGCCGCCACGCCCTCGCCAACGGGGGTCCCGAGCGGCAGCCGCCCGCCAACCACCAGCTCATCAACACGCTCA GAAGTGATCTTCAGCTCAGCGAGTCGGGCAGCGACAGCGACGACCACTGA
- the mettl6 gene encoding tRNA N(3)-methylcytidine methyltransferase METTL6 isoform X1 → MAALKTETLSPVDSVTLCDDGGVGIDVTKQDVLSHEEGKIGGEQTLVSSFKQMKLERDAQKNWDLFYKRNTTNFFKDRHWTSREFDELKTCRQSDSQRLVLLEAGCGVGNCIFPLLEDQDNIFVYACDFSPRAVDFVKSRNDTFVVFDRQKNPLCRAERCSVFQCDLTRDDLRHNVPEGSVDVATLIFVLSAIHPDKMALAVRNIHRVLKPGCAVLFRDYGVHDHAMRRFKASSKLADNFYVRQDGTRSYFFSKDFLAALFSDAGFRCVVNEYVQRETVNKKEGLCVPRVFLQSKFIKLES, encoded by the exons ATGGCCGCATTGAAGACTGAAACTTTGTCCCCTGTTGATAGCGTGACACTTTGTGACGACGGCGGCGTGGGAATAGACGTCACCAAACAAGATGTTTTGAGCCATGAGGAGGGGAAGATAGGAGGAGAGCAGACTTTGGTCTCCTCCTTCAAGCAGATGAAGCTGGAGAGAGATGCGCAGAAAAACTGGGACTTGTTCTACAAAAGGAACACCACGAATTTCTTCAAGGACAGACACTGGACCAGCAGAGAGTTCGATGAGCTCAAGACGTGTAGACAG tcTGACTCACAGAGGCTAGTCCTGCTGGAGGCGGGATGCGGCGTGGGCAATTGCATCTTCCCTTTGCTGGAGGACCAGGACAACATCTTTGTCTACGCCTGCGACTTCTCGCCCAGAGCGGTCGACTTTGTCAAA AGCAGGAACgacacatttgttgttttcgACCGACAGAAGAATCCTCTGTGCCGTGCCGAGCGCTGCTCGGTATTCCAGTGCGACCTCACCCGCGACGACCTACGTCACAACGTTCCCGAGGGAAGCGTGGACGTGGCCACTCTCATCTTCGTGCTGTCCGCCATCCATCCCGACAAGATGGCGCTGGCCGTGCGCAACATCCACAGG GTGCTGAAACCCGGCTGCGCCGTTCTCTTCCGAGACTATGGTGTGCACGATCACGCCATGCGGAGGTTCAAAGCCAGCAGCAAGCTGGCAGATAACTTCTACGTGCGACAGGATGGAACCAGATCCTACTTCTTCTCCAAAG ATTTTCTGGCGGCGCTCTTCTCGGACGCGGGCTTCCGCTGCGTCGTCAACGAGTACGTCCAGAGGGAGACGGTCAACAAGAAAGAAGGACTTTGCGTTCCCAGAGTCTTCTTGCAGAGCAAGTTCATCAAACTGGAATCATGA
- the mettl6 gene encoding tRNA N(3)-methylcytidine methyltransferase METTL6 isoform X2 produces MAALKTETLSPVDSVTLCDDGGVGIDVTKQDVLSHEEGKIGGEQTLVSSFKQMKLERDAQKNWDLFYKRNTTNFFKDRHWTSREFDELKTCRQSDSQRLVLLEAGCGVGNCIFPLLEDQDNIFVYACDFSPRAVDFVKKNPLCRAERCSVFQCDLTRDDLRHNVPEGSVDVATLIFVLSAIHPDKMALAVRNIHRVLKPGCAVLFRDYGVHDHAMRRFKASSKLADNFYVRQDGTRSYFFSKDFLAALFSDAGFRCVVNEYVQRETVNKKEGLCVPRVFLQSKFIKLES; encoded by the exons ATGGCCGCATTGAAGACTGAAACTTTGTCCCCTGTTGATAGCGTGACACTTTGTGACGACGGCGGCGTGGGAATAGACGTCACCAAACAAGATGTTTTGAGCCATGAGGAGGGGAAGATAGGAGGAGAGCAGACTTTGGTCTCCTCCTTCAAGCAGATGAAGCTGGAGAGAGATGCGCAGAAAAACTGGGACTTGTTCTACAAAAGGAACACCACGAATTTCTTCAAGGACAGACACTGGACCAGCAGAGAGTTCGATGAGCTCAAGACGTGTAGACAG tcTGACTCACAGAGGCTAGTCCTGCTGGAGGCGGGATGCGGCGTGGGCAATTGCATCTTCCCTTTGCTGGAGGACCAGGACAACATCTTTGTCTACGCCTGCGACTTCTCGCCCAGAGCGGTCGACTTTGTCAAA AAGAATCCTCTGTGCCGTGCCGAGCGCTGCTCGGTATTCCAGTGCGACCTCACCCGCGACGACCTACGTCACAACGTTCCCGAGGGAAGCGTGGACGTGGCCACTCTCATCTTCGTGCTGTCCGCCATCCATCCCGACAAGATGGCGCTGGCCGTGCGCAACATCCACAGG GTGCTGAAACCCGGCTGCGCCGTTCTCTTCCGAGACTATGGTGTGCACGATCACGCCATGCGGAGGTTCAAAGCCAGCAGCAAGCTGGCAGATAACTTCTACGTGCGACAGGATGGAACCAGATCCTACTTCTTCTCCAAAG ATTTTCTGGCGGCGCTCTTCTCGGACGCGGGCTTCCGCTGCGTCGTCAACGAGTACGTCCAGAGGGAGACGGTCAACAAGAAAGAAGGACTTTGCGTTCCCAGAGTCTTCTTGCAGAGCAAGTTCATCAAACTGGAATCATGA